The DNA region CGTGCAGGGTGCCCCGCCCCATCCCTCCCCGCCCTCGGCCGATGGCCGGTCCGATCGCGGTGGAGGGTCAGGGGGAGGCAAAAGCCGCAGACGACGTTACGCCGTCTCCACCAGCTTCGAACTGTTTGCCGGGACGTTGTGGATGCGCAGGCGCTTCAGGCGGCGGGAGTCGGCATCGATGATCTCGAACTCCAGCCCCGACGGGTGGACCAGCCGTTCGCCCAGGCCGGGCACGCGGCCGGCGATGGAGACGACCAGACCGCCGAGCGTGTCGATGTCCTCGCGCTCCTCCTCGGTCAGCACCGGGCCGACGCGGTCCTCGAAATCCTTGATGGGCAGGCGGGCATCGGCGATGAGGCTGCCGTCGGGACGTTCGACCAGACGCGGGGCCGTGGCCTCGTCATGCTCGTCCTCGATCTCGCCGACGATCTCCTCCACCAGATCCTCGATGGTGACGAGGCCGTCGATGCCGCCGAACTCGTCCACCACCAGCGCCATGTGCTGACGGGTCTGGCGCATCTGCACCAGCAGGTCCAGCACATGCATGGAGGGGGCGACGATCTTCGCCTCGCGGATGATGCCGGTCAGGTCCGGCTTGTGGCGCAGGCCCTCCGGCGAGATCGCCTGCTTCGCCAGCAAGGTCAGCACATCCTTGATGTGGATGATGCCGACGACGTCGTCCAGAGTCTCGCGGAACACCGGCAGGCGGGAATGGCCTTCCTCGGCGACGCGCTGGACCAGGGTGGGGAAGGGCGTGTCGATCTCGACCGCGATGATGTCGGCGCGCGGCACCATCACGTCGGAGACGGTGCGGTCGCGCAGCTTCAGGATGTTGGTCAGCAGCGCCCGCTCGCCCGATCCCAGCGAATCCTCGCCGTCCTCGCTGGCGGCATCGTCCAGGCCTGCGATCAATTCCTCGATCGTGCCGCGCAGGGATGTATCCTCGCGGCCGCCCCAGACGGTGCGGAGCCACCCCTTGAACAGGTGGCCCAGGGAATGGTCTTCGGCCCCGTGGTCATCACGGGGCGTGCGACTGTCAGATATTTCGCTCATCGGTCCGGCGGTTGGTGGTTGGCGGCATAGGGATCGGCAATTCCGAAGCTGGCGAGCAACCGGGTTTCCAGCGCTTCCATCTCCTCGGCCTCGTCGTCCGTCTCGTGATCATAGCCCAGCAGATGCAGAACACCATGCATCACAAGGTGAGTCATATGGTCTTTGACGTTTTTCCGCTGTTCGGAGGCTTCGCGGACGACCGTTTCATAAGCCAGTATGACATCACCCAGCATGACGGGCATGCCGTCCTGCACTTCCGGCTCTTCCGCTTCGGTCAGGGCGAAGGACAGCACGTTGGTCGGCTTGTCCTTGCCGCGATACTCACGGTTCAGCCTGTGGACCAGCGCGTCGTCGGCCAGCACGACCGACAGCTCGGCCGGTCCTTCCTCGTCGTCATAGGCGGCGCCCAGGGCGGCGAGGGCCGCGCGCTCGGCCAGCCACTCGGCATCCTCGGCCCAGCCGCCGGCTTCACGTGAAACAGTGATATCGACCGCGCTGGTCATTCCGGATCTCCAACGATACCCGCCTCGCGGTCGATCGTTCCGGGTTCGGAACCGGCACGGCGGGCCTGTTTGCGCGCTGCCTCGCGGGCATCGGCGCGGTCATAGGCGCGGATGATGCGGGCCACCATCGGGTGGCGGACGACGTCGGCGTCGGTGAAGCGGACGAAGCGTACGCCTTCCACCCCGCCCAGGATGTCCAGCGCGTCGCGCAGGCCCGACCGGGCGCCCGACGGCAGGTCGATCTGCGAGATGTCGCCGGTGACGACCATCCGCCCGCCTTCGCCGAGGCGGGTCAGGAACATCTTCATCTGCATCGGCGTGGTGTTCTGCGCCTCGTCCAGGATGACGAAGGCGTTGCCCAGCGTCCGGCCGCGCATGAAGGCGAGCGGCGCGATCTCGATCTCGCCGGACTCCAGCCGCTTCTTCACCTGTTCCGCCGGCAGCATGTCGTGCAGCGCGTCGTAGAGCGGGCGCAGGTAAGGATCGACCTTCTCCTTCAGGTCGCCGGGCAGGAAGCCCAGCCGTTCGCCCGCCTCAACCGCCGGGCGCGACAGCACGATGCGGTCGACCTGGCCGGTGGTCAGCAGCGCCACCGCCTGGGCGACGGCGAGATAGGTCTTGCCGGTGCCGGCCGGGCCGAGCCCGAAGACCAGTTCGCTCTCGGCGAGCGCCTGCAGATAGGCGGCCTGGGTGGGCGAACGCGGGGTGATCGGGCCGCGCCGACGGGTGCGCAGCGCGATCTCGGCACGGGTGATGGTCGCCTGCTGGCCGGGCGGGCGCGGTTCCTCGACGCCCGCGGCGCCGGCGAAGCCGGGATCGGCGGTCGCCATGCGGACGGCGCCGTCGACCTCGCCGCTGTCGATGGTCTGGCCGCGGGTCAGCCGCTGGTACAGGCCGTGCAGCGCGGCCTGCGCCGTCTCGGCGGCGTCGGGCGGGCCGGAGATGGTCAGGGTGTTGCCGCGCGAGATCAGCGACACGCCGAGAAGGGATTCGATGCGGGCGAGGTGGCGGTCATGCTCCCCGTACAGCATCGGCAGAAGCCGGTTATCATCGAATTGAACGTCGATACGCCGTTCGGGCAGACCGTTCAAGCGCTTGCCTCCAAGGTTACGGCAGGCTGGGGGGAAGAGGCGGTGATGTATTCACCGGTCACGACGGTGCCGGCGAGGCTGTTGGCCAACGCGGCGTCGACCCGCACCTCGACGATGCGGCCGAGCAGCCTTTCGTTCGCCTCGGCATGGACCGACTGCATCCACGGGCTGCGGCCCAGCAGCTGGCCGTCGCGCCGTCCGACCCGGTCGAACAGCACCGGGACGCTGCGCCCGACGAAGCTGTGGTTGAAGGCGACCTGCTGCGCGTTCAGCAGCTGATGCAGCGCCGCCAGCCGGGCCTCCTTCACCTCTTCCGGCACCTGGGCGCCGTCGACCGAGGCCGGGGTGCCGGGGCGCGGGCTGTATTTGAAGGAATAGGCCTGGGCATAGCCGATGTCGGTGACGAGCTTCAGCGTCGCGGCGAAATCGGCGTCGCTCTCGCCGGGGAAGCCGACGATGAAGTCGCCGGACATCGCCAGATCGGGCTTGGCGGTGCGCAGCCGGTCCACCAGGCGGCGGTAGTCGTCGGCGGTGTGCTTGCGGTTCATCGCCGCCAGGATGCGGTCGGACCCCGCCTGCACCGGCAGATGCAGGTAGGGCATCAGCTGCGGCACCTCGGCATGGGCGCGGATCAGGTCGTCGGCCATGTCGCGCGGGTGCGAGGTGGTGTAGCGGATGCGCTCCAGCCCGTCGATCTCCGCCAGTTCGCGGATCAGCCGGCCGAGGCCCCAGGTCGCGCCGTCCGGCCCGTCGCCGTGCCAGGCGTTGACGTTCTGGCCCAGCAGGTTGATCTCGCGCGTGCCGCCGGCGACCAGCCGTTTCGCTTCCGCAAGGATTTGGCCGGCGGGGCGGGAGAACTCCGCGCCGCGGGTGTAGGGCACGACGCAGAAGGTGCAGAACTTGTCGCACCCCTCCTGCACCGCCAGGAAGGCGGACACGCCCTGGCTGCCGGCTTCCTCGGGCAGGAAGTCGAACTTGGATTCGGCCGGGAAATCGGTGTTCAGCACGCTGCCGGCGGCGCGGCTGGCCTTCGCCACCATCTCCGGCAGGGTGTGGTAGGTCTGCGGGCCGAAGACCATGTCGACGAAGGGGGCGCGGGCGACGATCTCCTCGCCTTCGGCCTGGGCGACGCAGCCGGCGACCGCCAGGATCATCCGGCCTTCCTCGGCCTCCGCCTTGCGGTCCTTCAGCTGGCGCAGCCGGCCAAGTTCGGAAAAGACCTTCTCGGCCGCCTTCTCGCGGATGTGGCAGGTGTTCAGGATCACCATGTCGGCGCCGTCCGGCTCATCGACCGGTTGGTAGCCCAGCGGTGCCAGGACGTCCGCCATCCGGGCGGAGTCGTACACGTTCATCTGGCAGCCCCAGGTCTTGATGAACAGCTTCTTGGTCAACCCGCACCCTTCCGCTTGGAACAAAAACGAATAGCGCGCTCACGATGCTGCGTGGCGCGCGGCACGCCGTCAGTCCGGCGTCGCTCCTGAAAAGATGGTATCGCGTGCGGGGCGAATCGAGTCAATCCCGCTTCGCCCCGCCCCAATTCGCAAACAGGGCGTTTCCACAATCCGAAATCGTCACGCCGCCCCGGCCTGCAGCCCGCCGCGCCAGAACCAGTCGGTCCGCCGCACCCGGTCGGTCCAAAGTCGCTCCGCCGCCGTCCGGTTGAACAGAGCGCTGAAAGGGACGGGGGTGTCTCCCGCCGGCAGGTCGGAAATCATCTCGAGGGCGGGCATTTCGAGGGCCGGCATCTCCAGCGCCGGCACCTGCACCGGCTTGCCGATCATGCCTGCGGCACCCGACAGCGCCCCTTCGACCAGTTCCAGTCCCAGCAGCCGGTTCATGTCGACCGGACCCGGCATCTCCATGCCCAGGGTCAGGGCGCGGGAGAAGCCGAACCGCTCGTAATAGGGGGCGTCGCCGACCAGGATCA from Azospirillum ramasamyi includes:
- the miaB gene encoding tRNA (N6-isopentenyl adenosine(37)-C2)-methylthiotransferase MiaB, with translation MTKKLFIKTWGCQMNVYDSARMADVLAPLGYQPVDEPDGADMVILNTCHIREKAAEKVFSELGRLRQLKDRKAEAEEGRMILAVAGCVAQAEGEEIVARAPFVDMVFGPQTYHTLPEMVAKASRAAGSVLNTDFPAESKFDFLPEEAGSQGVSAFLAVQEGCDKFCTFCVVPYTRGAEFSRPAGQILAEAKRLVAGGTREINLLGQNVNAWHGDGPDGATWGLGRLIRELAEIDGLERIRYTTSHPRDMADDLIRAHAEVPQLMPYLHLPVQAGSDRILAAMNRKHTADDYRRLVDRLRTAKPDLAMSGDFIVGFPGESDADFAATLKLVTDIGYAQAYSFKYSPRPGTPASVDGAQVPEEVKEARLAALHQLLNAQQVAFNHSFVGRSVPVLFDRVGRRDGQLLGRSPWMQSVHAEANERLLGRIVEVRVDAALANSLAGTVVTGEYITASSPQPAVTLEASA
- the ybeY gene encoding rRNA maturation RNase YbeY; protein product: MTSAVDITVSREAGGWAEDAEWLAERAALAALGAAYDDEEGPAELSVVLADDALVHRLNREYRGKDKPTNVLSFALTEAEEPEVQDGMPVMLGDVILAYETVVREASEQRKNVKDHMTHLVMHGVLHLLGYDHETDDEAEEMEALETRLLASFGIADPYAANHQPPDR
- a CDS encoding GNAT family N-acetyltransferase, with translation MIITVEEPKHAAAIEALLDASFGPDRFTKTAYRLRDGVDSIPALNLVAIEHDEHGREVVVGTIRYWPILVGGATPSILLGPIAVAAHLQGSGLGSKLIRMSLNKAVALGHKSVILVGDAPYYERFGFSRALTLGMEMPGPVDMNRLLGLELVEGALSGAAGMIGKPVQVPALEMPALEMPALEMISDLPAGDTPVPFSALFNRTAAERLWTDRVRRTDWFWRGGLQAGAA
- a CDS encoding hemolysin family protein; translated protein: MSEISDSRTPRDDHGAEDHSLGHLFKGWLRTVWGGREDTSLRGTIEELIAGLDDAASEDGEDSLGSGERALLTNILKLRDRTVSDVMVPRADIIAVEIDTPFPTLVQRVAEEGHSRLPVFRETLDDVVGIIHIKDVLTLLAKQAISPEGLRHKPDLTGIIREAKIVAPSMHVLDLLVQMRQTRQHMALVVDEFGGIDGLVTIEDLVEEIVGEIEDEHDEATAPRLVERPDGSLIADARLPIKDFEDRVGPVLTEEEREDIDTLGGLVVSIAGRVPGLGERLVHPSGLEFEIIDADSRRLKRLRIHNVPANSSKLVETA
- a CDS encoding PhoH family protein; amino-acid sequence: MLYGEHDRHLARIESLLGVSLISRGNTLTISGPPDAAETAQAALHGLYQRLTRGQTIDSGEVDGAVRMATADPGFAGAAGVEEPRPPGQQATITRAEIALRTRRRGPITPRSPTQAAYLQALAESELVFGLGPAGTGKTYLAVAQAVALLTTGQVDRIVLSRPAVEAGERLGFLPGDLKEKVDPYLRPLYDALHDMLPAEQVKKRLESGEIEIAPLAFMRGRTLGNAFVILDEAQNTTPMQMKMFLTRLGEGGRMVVTGDISQIDLPSGARSGLRDALDILGGVEGVRFVRFTDADVVRHPMVARIIRAYDRADAREAARKQARRAGSEPGTIDREAGIVGDPE